In Holophagales bacterium, one DNA window encodes the following:
- the bamD gene encoding outer membrane protein assembly factor BamD, with protein MRRSALCAGLLLGTLGLFAGCSAHKKEDPLLRLSAEESLVEGRRLYELKKYGQARPYFTHAFEVEPNSASGREALLLAADSLFLDGGEANFLQAEARYRDFQNRFPTSDRAAYVQLQIARSLVERMERPDRDQKVTRQAREAIEELLRTYPSSPEAERAQPDLARVLDHLAEHEHSVGSFYLRFGLALSAVPRFETVLRQYPDYSRMDQLLFELSTAQRKIKKVAEADQTLARLREEFPQSPWTRKAEKQKG; from the coding sequence ATGAGACGATCTGCCCTCTGCGCCGGGCTCCTGCTCGGCACTCTCGGACTTTTCGCCGGGTGCAGCGCCCACAAGAAAGAGGACCCGCTGCTCCGGCTCTCGGCCGAGGAGTCGCTCGTCGAGGGGCGTCGGCTCTACGAGCTGAAGAAGTACGGCCAGGCGCGCCCCTACTTCACCCACGCCTTCGAGGTCGAGCCGAACTCGGCGAGCGGACGCGAGGCGCTGCTGCTCGCCGCCGACTCGCTCTTCCTCGACGGCGGTGAGGCGAACTTCCTCCAGGCCGAGGCGCGCTACCGCGACTTCCAGAACCGCTTTCCGACGAGCGATCGCGCCGCCTACGTGCAGCTGCAGATCGCCCGCAGCCTGGTCGAGCGGATGGAGCGCCCGGACCGCGACCAGAAGGTGACGCGCCAGGCTCGCGAAGCCATCGAGGAGCTCTTGCGCACCTACCCGTCGAGCCCCGAAGCCGAACGGGCACAGCCCGACCTCGCCCGGGTGCTCGATCACCTGGCCGAGCACGAGCACTCGGTGGGCAGTTTCTACCTCCGCTTCGGGCTGGCGCTCTCGGCGGTTCCGCGCTTCGAGACGGTGCTGCGGCAGTATCCCGACTACTCGCGCATGGATCAGCTCCTTTTCGAGCTTTCGACGGCACAACGCAAGATCAAGAAGGTCGCCGAGGCCGATCAGACGCTGGCGCGCCTGCGCGAGGAGTTCCCCCAGAGCCCCTGGACGCGCAAGGCGGAGAAGCAGAAGGGATGA
- the rpe gene encoding ribulose-phosphate 3-epimerase: protein MIRLAPSILAADLADLGGALAQCVAGGADLVHVDVMDGRFVPNLTFGAPVLAALARRTSLPLDVHLMVEDPDRLIEAHLAAGARRIAVHWEATVHLDRTLAAIRAGGAEAGVALNPATPIALLDEILPALDFVLLMSVNPGFSGQPFLPYVLDKSRRLRAAIAARGLHCSIAMDGGIGHGNVAAAVAAGVDTLVAGSAVFAADDPAAAMQALRTAACEVTR, encoded by the coding sequence ATGATCCGCCTCGCTCCGTCGATCCTCGCCGCCGACCTCGCCGACCTCGGCGGTGCGCTCGCGCAATGCGTCGCCGGCGGCGCCGACCTCGTGCACGTCGACGTGATGGACGGGCGGTTCGTGCCGAACCTGACCTTCGGCGCCCCGGTTCTGGCGGCTCTGGCGCGGCGAACCTCGCTGCCACTCGACGTCCACCTGATGGTCGAGGATCCGGATCGGCTGATCGAGGCCCATCTCGCCGCCGGCGCCCGGCGGATTGCCGTGCATTGGGAGGCCACCGTTCATCTCGACCGGACGCTTGCGGCGATCCGCGCCGGCGGTGCCGAGGCTGGCGTCGCGCTCAATCCGGCGACGCCGATCGCGCTTCTCGACGAGATCCTGCCGGCGCTCGACTTCGTCCTCCTGATGTCGGTCAACCCCGGTTTCTCGGGCCAGCCGTTCCTTCCCTACGTCCTCGACAAGAGCAGGCGTCTGCGTGCCGCGATCGCGGCCCGCGGTTTGCATTGCTCGATCGCCATGGACGGAGGAATCGGCCACGGCAATGTCGCCGCGGCCGTCGCGGCGGGAGTCGATACCCTGGTGGCCGGCTCCGCCGTTTTCGCCGCCGACGATCCGGCCGCCGCCATGCAGGCGCTGCGGACGGCTGCCTGCGAGGTGACGCGATGA
- a CDS encoding PASTA domain-containing protein translates to MASRLLNGLFRLAYAFALFVVFALSSYFSFNFFVRRGVTSVPDLAGLTEEAAQALLADHGLALRRQPGGGRNDDTVAAGRILEHRPKPGSLVKRGAAIEVVVSLGQRLARVPDLTGQAVGAVQVSLTSRGLALGQTLAIASGAAEPGNVVAQFPPAEAEVGHGVAVDVLVALDRGSDRFLMPDLVNLRYEPVRRFFESQGLRFGSVTFEPYEGLPAGVVLRQQPFAGHPLSRHQAISLVVSGSAPGV, encoded by the coding sequence CTGTTCGTCGTGTTCGCGTTGAGCAGCTACTTCTCCTTCAACTTCTTCGTCCGGCGCGGCGTCACGTCGGTTCCCGACCTTGCCGGGCTCACCGAGGAGGCGGCCCAGGCGCTGCTCGCCGATCACGGCCTCGCCCTGCGACGCCAGCCGGGCGGTGGCCGCAACGACGACACCGTCGCCGCCGGTCGGATCCTCGAGCACCGCCCGAAACCAGGGAGCCTGGTCAAGCGCGGCGCGGCCATCGAGGTCGTCGTCTCGCTCGGTCAGCGCCTGGCGCGAGTGCCCGACCTGACCGGCCAGGCCGTCGGCGCGGTGCAGGTGAGCCTGACCTCGCGCGGCCTTGCGCTCGGTCAGACGCTCGCGATCGCCAGCGGTGCCGCCGAGCCCGGCAACGTGGTCGCCCAGTTCCCGCCGGCCGAGGCCGAAGTCGGCCACGGTGTCGCCGTCGACGTGCTCGTCGCCCTCGACCGCGGCTCCGACCGCTTCCTGATGCCGGACCTGGTGAACCTCCGCTACGAGCCGGTCCGCCGTTTCTTCGAGTCCCAGGGCCTGCGCTTCGGCAGTGTCACGTTCGAGCCCTACGAGGGGCTGCCGGCGGGCGTCGTCCTGCGCCAGCAGCCGTTCGCCGGGCATCCGCTCTCGCGCCATCAGGCGATCTCGCTCGTCGTCTCCGGATCGGCCCCGGGAGTCTGA